The proteins below come from a single Streptomyces sp. SCSIO 75703 genomic window:
- the coaBC gene encoding bifunctional phosphopantothenoylcysteine decarboxylase/phosphopantothenate--cysteine ligase CoaBC — MDKPEVVLGVSGGIAAYKACELLRRLTESGHSVRVVPTASALRFVGAPTWSALSGRPVSTEVWDEVHEVPHVRIGQHADLVVVAPATADLLARAAHGLADDLLTNTLLTARCPVVFAPAMHTEMWEHPATQENVATLRRRGAVVIEPAVGRLTGVDTGKGRLPDPGEIFEVCRRVLARGTAAPDLAGRHVVISAGGTREPLDPVRFLGNRSSGKQGYALARTAAARGARVTLVSANAALPDPAGVDVVRAGTAVELREAVLRAAADADAVVMAAAVADFRPAEYATGKIKKQEGRDPGPVALVRNPDILAEVAAGRSRPGQVVVGFAAETDDVLANGRAKLKRKGCDLLVVNEVGERKTFGSEENEAVVLGADGTETPVPHGPKEDLADTVWDLVAARLD, encoded by the coding sequence GTGGACAAGCCCGAGGTCGTCCTGGGAGTCAGCGGCGGGATCGCCGCGTACAAGGCGTGTGAGCTGCTGCGCAGACTCACCGAGTCGGGCCACTCGGTCCGCGTCGTGCCCACCGCGTCGGCGCTGCGCTTCGTCGGCGCCCCCACCTGGTCCGCCCTCTCCGGCCGGCCGGTCTCCACCGAGGTCTGGGACGAGGTCCACGAGGTCCCGCACGTCCGCATCGGCCAGCACGCCGACCTGGTCGTCGTCGCCCCCGCCACCGCCGACCTGCTCGCCCGCGCCGCCCACGGACTCGCCGACGACCTCCTCACCAACACCCTGCTCACCGCCCGCTGCCCGGTGGTCTTCGCCCCGGCCATGCACACCGAGATGTGGGAGCACCCCGCCACCCAGGAGAACGTGGCCACCCTGCGCCGGCGCGGCGCCGTCGTCATCGAGCCCGCCGTGGGCCGCCTCACCGGCGTCGACACCGGCAAGGGCCGGCTGCCCGACCCGGGCGAGATCTTCGAGGTCTGCCGCCGGGTGCTCGCCCGCGGCACCGCCGCCCCCGACCTCGCCGGACGCCACGTCGTGATCAGCGCCGGGGGCACCCGGGAGCCCCTCGACCCCGTCCGCTTCCTGGGCAACCGCTCCTCCGGCAAGCAGGGGTACGCCCTCGCCCGCACCGCCGCCGCCCGGGGCGCCCGGGTCACGCTGGTCTCGGCCAACGCCGCCCTGCCCGACCCGGCCGGGGTCGACGTGGTCCGGGCCGGCACCGCCGTGGAGCTGCGGGAGGCGGTGCTGCGTGCCGCCGCGGACGCCGACGCGGTCGTCATGGCCGCCGCGGTCGCGGACTTCCGCCCCGCCGAGTACGCCACGGGGAAGATCAAGAAGCAGGAGGGGCGCGACCCCGGGCCGGTCGCCCTCGTCCGCAACCCCGACATCCTCGCCGAGGTCGCCGCCGGCCGCTCCCGCCCCGGCCAGGTCGTGGTCGGTTTCGCCGCCGAGACCGACGACGTCCTCGCCAACGGCCGGGCCAAGCTGAAGCGCAAGGGCTGCGACCTCCTCGTGGTCAACGAGGTGGGGGAGCGCAAGACCTTCGGCTCCGAGGAGAACGAGGCCGTGGTGCTCGGCGCCGACGGCACCGAGACCCCGGTCCCGCACGGACCCAAGGAGGATCTCGCCGACACCGTGTGGGACCTGGTGGCGGCCCGCCTCGACTGA
- the fmt gene encoding methionyl-tRNA formyltransferase: MKLVFAGTPEVAVPALDALIASGRHEVAAVVTRPDAPAGRGRRMIASPVAERAEEDGIEVLKPARPGDPEFLERLRAIAPDCCPVVAYGALLPRRALDVPAHGWVNLHFSLLPAWRGAAPVQHALMAGDEITGASTFLIEEGLDSGPVYGTVTEEVRPTDTSGDLLTRLAFAGSGLLAATMDGIEDGTLKPVPQPADGVSLAPKITVEDARIDWSAPALRVDRVVRGCTPAPGAWTTFRGERLKLVQTAPAPDRTDLAPGRPAVGKNSVHVGTGSHAVELLWVQAQGKKPMRAADWARGARVTEGELLGA, translated from the coding sequence ATGAAGCTCGTCTTCGCCGGCACCCCCGAGGTCGCCGTCCCCGCCCTGGACGCCCTGATCGCCTCCGGGCGCCACGAGGTGGCCGCAGTCGTCACGCGCCCCGACGCGCCGGCCGGACGCGGGCGCCGGATGATCGCCTCACCGGTGGCCGAGCGGGCCGAGGAGGACGGGATCGAGGTGCTCAAGCCGGCCCGGCCCGGCGACCCGGAGTTCCTGGAGCGGCTGCGGGCCATCGCCCCGGACTGCTGCCCGGTCGTGGCCTACGGCGCGCTGCTGCCCCGCCGGGCCCTGGACGTCCCCGCGCACGGCTGGGTGAACCTGCACTTCTCGCTGCTGCCCGCCTGGCGCGGCGCCGCCCCCGTGCAGCACGCGCTGATGGCCGGGGACGAGATCACCGGCGCCTCGACCTTCCTCATCGAGGAGGGGCTCGACTCCGGACCGGTCTACGGCACCGTCACCGAGGAGGTCCGCCCCACCGACACCAGCGGCGACCTGCTCACCCGGCTCGCCTTCGCCGGTTCCGGACTGCTCGCCGCCACCATGGACGGCATCGAGGACGGCACCCTCAAGCCCGTGCCGCAGCCCGCCGACGGCGTCAGCCTCGCCCCGAAGATCACCGTCGAGGACGCCCGGATCGACTGGTCGGCCCCGGCGCTGCGGGTGGACCGGGTGGTGCGCGGCTGCACCCCCGCGCCTGGCGCCTGGACCACCTTCCGCGGCGAACGCCTCAAGCTCGTCCAGACCGCGCCCGCCCCCGACCGCACCGACCTGGCCCCCGGCCGTCCGGCGGTCGGCAAGAACAGCGTCCACGTCGGCACCGGCTCCCACGCCGTCGAACTGCTCTGGGTGCAGGCCCAGGGCAAGAAGCCGATGCGGGCCGCGGACTGGGCGCGCGGCGCCCGCGTCACCGAGGGCGAACTGCTCGGCGCGTGA
- the pyrF gene encoding orotidine-5'-phosphate decarboxylase produces the protein MTESFGARLRRAMDERGPLCVGIDPHASLLADWGLADDVAGLERFSRTAVEALAGHVAVLKPQSAFYERFGSRGVAVLEASVREAREAGALVLMDAKRGDIGSTMAAYAESFLRPDAPLFSDALTVSPYLGYGSLKPAADLARESGAGLFVLALTSNPEGAEVQHAVRADGRTVAATVLAHLAAENAGQEPLGSFGAVVGATLGDLGAYDLDTGGPLLAPGIGAQGATPADLPRVFGSALGRVLPSVSRGVLRHGPAPAALRGAAERLASEVRTVVGDA, from the coding sequence ATGACCGAGTCCTTCGGCGCACGCCTGCGCCGTGCCATGGACGAGCGCGGACCGCTGTGCGTGGGCATCGACCCGCACGCCTCCCTGCTCGCCGACTGGGGACTGGCCGACGACGTCGCCGGACTGGAGCGGTTCAGCCGCACCGCCGTCGAGGCGCTCGCCGGCCACGTCGCGGTCCTCAAACCGCAGAGCGCCTTCTACGAACGGTTCGGCTCGCGCGGCGTCGCGGTGCTGGAGGCGTCCGTCCGGGAGGCCCGGGAGGCCGGCGCGCTGGTCCTCATGGACGCCAAGCGCGGCGACATCGGCTCCACCATGGCCGCCTACGCCGAGTCCTTCCTGCGCCCGGACGCCCCGCTCTTCTCGGACGCGCTCACCGTCTCGCCCTACCTCGGCTACGGCTCCCTGAAGCCCGCGGCCGACCTGGCCCGGGAGAGCGGCGCGGGGCTCTTCGTGCTGGCGCTGACCTCCAACCCGGAGGGCGCCGAGGTGCAGCACGCCGTCCGGGCCGACGGGCGGACCGTCGCCGCGACCGTGCTGGCCCACCTGGCGGCCGAGAACGCCGGCCAGGAGCCGCTGGGCTCCTTCGGCGCGGTGGTCGGCGCGACCCTGGGCGACCTCGGCGCCTACGACCTGGACACGGGCGGTCCGCTCCTGGCGCCGGGCATCGGGGCACAGGGGGCGACCCCGGCGGATCTGCCGCGCGTCTTCGGCTCCGCGCTGGGCCGGGTGCTGCCCAGCGTCAGCCGGGGCGTGCTGCGGCACGGTCCCGCCCCGGCGGCGCTGCGCGGGGCCGCCGAGCGTCTGGCATCCGAGGTCAGGACGGTCGTGGGGGACGCGTAG
- the gmk gene encoding guanylate kinase translates to MAATPRGTSPVPPDARPRLTVLSGPSGVGKSTVVAHLRKEHPEVWLSVSATTRKPRPGEQHGVHYFFVGDDEMDKLIANGELLEWAEFAGNRYGTPRAAVAERLEAGEPVLLEIDLQGARQVRESMPDAQLVFLAPPSWEELVRRLTGRGTESAEVIERRLAAARVELAAEPEFDRTLVNTSVEDVARELLALTNVM, encoded by the coding sequence ATGGCTGCAACACCCCGGGGGACGTCCCCCGTACCTCCGGACGCACGTCCGCGGCTGACCGTGCTCTCCGGCCCCTCGGGGGTCGGCAAGAGCACGGTCGTCGCCCATCTGCGCAAGGAACACCCCGAGGTCTGGCTCTCGGTGTCGGCCACGACCCGTAAGCCCCGGCCCGGCGAGCAGCACGGCGTCCACTACTTCTTCGTCGGCGACGACGAGATGGACAAGCTGATCGCCAACGGTGAGCTGCTGGAGTGGGCGGAGTTCGCCGGCAACCGCTACGGCACGCCGCGCGCGGCCGTGGCCGAGCGCCTGGAGGCGGGCGAGCCGGTGCTGCTGGAGATCGACCTCCAGGGCGCGCGGCAGGTCCGCGAGTCCATGCCCGACGCCCAGCTCGTGTTCCTCGCCCCTCCCTCCTGGGAGGAGCTGGTGCGCAGGCTCACCGGCCGGGGCACGGAATCGGCGGAGGTGATCGAGCGCCGGCTCGCCGCTGCCCGGGTGGAACTGGCCGCCGAGCCGGAGTTCGACCGGACCCTGGTCAACACCTCCGTCGAGGACGTGGCCCGCGAGCTGCTAGCCTTGACGAACGTCATGTGA
- a CDS encoding quinone-dependent dihydroorotate dehydrogenase has translation MYTLFFRLFFTRMDPEDAHHLAFRWIRRAARVPVLRTFAAALLAPRHEELRTEALGLRMHGPFGLAAGFDKNAVGIDGLAMLGFDHVEIGTVTGEPQPGNPRKRLFRLVTDRALINRMGFNNDGSRAVAARLASRDPVFRTVVGVNIGKTKAVPEGEAVADYVKSAERLAPHADYLVVNVSSPNTPGLRDLQATEALRPLLSAVREAADRAVPARHVPLLVKIAPDLADEDVDAVADLAVDLGLDGIIATNTTIAREGLGLRSAARLTRETGGLSGAPLKERSLEVLRRLYARVGDRITLVGVGGVETAEDAWQRILAGATLVQGYSAFVYQGPFWARSVHRGLAARLRRSPYATLADAVGADVRKTA, from the coding sequence ATGTACACGCTCTTCTTCCGTCTGTTCTTCACCCGCATGGACCCCGAGGACGCGCACCACCTGGCCTTCCGCTGGATCCGCCGGGCCGCCCGCGTCCCCGTGCTGCGCACCTTCGCCGCCGCGCTGCTCGCGCCGCGCCACGAGGAACTGCGCACCGAGGCCCTCGGGCTGCGGATGCACGGCCCCTTCGGCCTCGCCGCCGGCTTCGACAAGAACGCGGTCGGTATCGACGGACTGGCCATGCTCGGCTTCGACCACGTCGAGATCGGCACCGTCACCGGCGAGCCGCAGCCGGGCAACCCCCGCAAGCGGCTCTTCCGCCTGGTCACCGACCGGGCGCTGATCAACCGCATGGGCTTCAACAACGACGGCTCGCGCGCGGTCGCCGCCCGGCTGGCCTCCCGCGACCCGGTGTTCCGGACCGTCGTCGGCGTCAACATCGGCAAGACCAAGGCGGTCCCGGAGGGGGAGGCCGTGGCCGACTACGTGAAGTCCGCCGAACGCCTCGCCCCGCACGCCGACTACCTCGTCGTCAACGTCTCCTCGCCCAACACGCCCGGACTGCGCGACCTCCAGGCCACCGAGGCGCTCCGGCCGCTGCTGAGCGCCGTCCGCGAGGCCGCCGACCGCGCGGTCCCCGCCCGGCACGTCCCGCTCCTGGTCAAGATCGCGCCCGACCTCGCCGACGAGGACGTCGACGCGGTCGCCGACCTCGCCGTCGACCTCGGCCTGGACGGCATCATCGCCACCAACACCACCATCGCCCGCGAGGGACTGGGCCTGCGTTCCGCGGCCCGGCTCACCCGCGAGACCGGCGGACTGTCGGGCGCCCCCCTCAAGGAACGCTCCCTGGAGGTGCTGCGGCGCCTGTACGCGCGCGTGGGCGACCGGATCACCCTCGTGGGCGTCGGCGGCGTCGAGACCGCGGAGGACGCCTGGCAGCGGATCCTGGCCGGCGCCACGCTGGTCCAGGGCTACAGCGCCTTCGTCTACCAGGGCCCCTTCTGGGCCCGCTCCGTCCACCGGGGCCTCGCCGCCCGCCTGCGGCGCAGCCCGTACGCCACCCTCGCCGACGCCGTCGGCGCCGACGTGAGGAAGACGGCATGA
- the metK gene encoding methionine adenosyltransferase, whose protein sequence is MSRRLFTSESVTEGHPDKIADQISDTILDALLREDPASRVAVETLITTGLVHVAGEVTTKAYADIATLVRGTILEIGYDSSKKGFDGASCGVSVSIGAQSPDIAQGVDTAYESRVESAGEALDELDRQGAGDQGLMFGYASDETPTLMPLPVFLAHRLSKRLSDVRKNGTIPYLRPDGKTQVTIEYDGDKAVRLDTVVVSSQHASDIDLESLLAPDIREFVVEPELKALLDDGIKLDTENYRLLVNPTGRFEIGGPMGDAGLTGRKIIIDTYGGMARHGGGAFSGKDPSKVDRSAAYAMRWVAKNVVAAGLAARCEVQVAYAIGKAEPVGLFVETFGTAKVEPEKIEKAIDEVFDLRPAAIIRDLDLLRPIYAQTAAYGHFGRELPDFTWERTDRVDALRKAAGL, encoded by the coding sequence GTGTCCCGTCGCCTGTTCACCTCGGAGTCCGTGACCGAAGGTCACCCCGACAAGATCGCTGACCAGATCAGCGACACGATTCTCGACGCACTACTGCGTGAGGACCCGGCCTCCCGGGTCGCCGTCGAAACCCTGATCACGACCGGCCTGGTGCACGTCGCCGGAGAGGTCACGACCAAGGCGTACGCGGACATCGCCACGCTGGTGCGCGGCACGATCCTGGAGATCGGCTACGACTCCTCGAAGAAGGGCTTCGACGGCGCCTCCTGCGGCGTGTCCGTGTCGATCGGCGCCCAGTCCCCGGACATCGCGCAGGGCGTCGACACCGCCTACGAGTCCCGGGTCGAGAGCGCGGGCGAGGCACTGGACGAACTGGACCGGCAGGGAGCCGGCGACCAGGGCCTGATGTTCGGCTACGCCTCGGACGAGACGCCGACGCTGATGCCGCTGCCCGTCTTCCTGGCGCACCGCCTGTCCAAGCGCCTCTCGGACGTCCGCAAGAACGGCACCATCCCGTACCTGCGCCCCGACGGGAAGACCCAGGTCACCATCGAGTACGACGGCGACAAGGCCGTCCGCCTCGACACCGTGGTGGTCTCCTCCCAGCACGCCAGCGACATCGACCTGGAGTCGCTGCTCGCGCCGGACATCCGCGAGTTCGTCGTGGAGCCCGAGCTGAAGGCGCTGCTGGACGACGGCATCAAGCTCGACACGGAGAACTACCGCCTGCTGGTCAACCCCACCGGCCGCTTCGAGATCGGCGGCCCGATGGGCGACGCGGGCCTGACCGGCCGCAAGATCATCATCGACACCTACGGCGGCATGGCCCGCCACGGCGGCGGCGCCTTCTCCGGCAAGGACCCGTCCAAGGTCGACCGCTCCGCCGCCTACGCGATGCGCTGGGTCGCCAAGAACGTCGTCGCGGCCGGGCTCGCCGCCCGCTGTGAGGTCCAGGTCGCCTACGCGATCGGCAAGGCCGAGCCGGTCGGCCTCTTCGTGGAGACCTTCGGCACCGCCAAGGTCGAGCCGGAGAAGATCGAGAAGGCCATCGACGAGGTCTTCGACCTCCGGCCGGCCGCCATCATCCGCGACCTCGACCTGCTCCGCCCGATCTACGCCCAGACCGCGGCGTACGGCCACTTCGGCCGTGAGCTTCCCGACTTCACCTGGGAGCGCACGGACCGCGTGGACGCGCTGCGCAAGGCGGCGGGACTGTAG
- a CDS encoding primosomal protein N', with the protein MSSENGPPEAGGEDTPPEQLALIRETVRAARPPRAKPRTWRGAALARELPVARVLVDKGVLHLDRYFDYAVPEELDADARPGVRVRVRFGAGRHRVRDGRREGGGLVDGFLVERLAASDYSGPLAALAQVVSPEPVLDEELLGLARAVADRYAGSLADVLQLAVPPRSARAERRPSPEPLPPPEAPAPGTWGRYEHGPAFLAALASGAAPRAVWNALPGPEWAEELARAVAATLASGRGALVVLPDGRAVARADAALTALLGEGRHAVLTADAGPEKRYAQWLAVRRGAVRAAVGTRAAMFAPVRDLGLVALWDDGDDSLAEQHAPQPHAREVLVLRATLDRCAFLLGGWNCTVEAAQLVETGWARPLIAPRERVRTTAPLVRTVGDTDLARDEAARAARLPTLAWQAAREGLRHGPVLVQVPRRGYVPRMACAVCRTPARCGHCAGPLQAQESGAAPRCGWCGREEGGRHCPECGSFRLRAQIVGARRTAEELGRAFPAVPVRTSGREHVLDTVPPGPALVVSTPGAEPVAEGGYAAALLLDGWAMLGRPDLRAGEDALRRWLAAAALVRPQGAGGTVVVVAEPTLRPVQALVRWDPAGHAVRELAERAELGFPPVSRMASVAGPAEAVAEFLRAVELPAEAEVLGPVPLPVTAAGSPRRSGAPPPGEHWERALVRVPPGRGAALAAALKAAQASRTARGSAAPVWVRVDPLDIG; encoded by the coding sequence GTGAGCAGCGAGAACGGACCCCCGGAAGCCGGCGGTGAGGACACGCCGCCGGAGCAGCTCGCGCTCATCCGGGAGACCGTGCGCGCGGCCAGGCCGCCGCGGGCGAAGCCCCGCACCTGGCGCGGCGCGGCCCTCGCCAGGGAGCTGCCCGTCGCCCGCGTCCTGGTCGACAAGGGCGTCCTCCACCTCGACCGGTACTTCGACTACGCCGTCCCCGAGGAACTCGACGCCGACGCCCGCCCGGGCGTGCGGGTGCGGGTGCGTTTCGGCGCCGGGCGGCACCGGGTGCGGGACGGGCGGCGCGAGGGCGGCGGGCTCGTCGACGGCTTCCTCGTCGAGCGGCTCGCCGCGTCCGACTACTCCGGTCCGCTGGCCGCGCTGGCCCAGGTCGTCTCGCCCGAGCCGGTCCTCGACGAGGAGTTGCTCGGCCTCGCCCGCGCCGTCGCCGACCGGTACGCGGGCAGCCTCGCCGACGTGCTGCAGCTCGCCGTCCCGCCGCGCAGCGCCCGCGCCGAGCGGCGTCCCTCGCCCGAGCCGTTGCCGCCCCCCGAGGCCCCCGCCCCCGGCACCTGGGGGCGCTACGAACACGGCCCCGCCTTCCTCGCCGCCCTCGCCTCGGGAGCCGCGCCGCGCGCCGTGTGGAACGCGTTGCCCGGCCCCGAGTGGGCCGAGGAGCTGGCGCGGGCCGTCGCGGCGACGCTGGCCTCCGGCCGCGGCGCCCTCGTCGTCCTGCCGGACGGGCGGGCCGTGGCGCGGGCGGACGCGGCGCTGACCGCGCTCCTCGGCGAGGGCCGGCACGCCGTGCTCACCGCCGACGCGGGACCGGAGAAGCGGTACGCGCAGTGGCTCGCGGTGCGCCGGGGGGCGGTACGGGCCGCGGTCGGCACCCGGGCGGCCATGTTCGCCCCGGTGCGCGACCTCGGCCTCGTCGCCCTCTGGGACGACGGCGACGACTCCCTCGCCGAACAGCACGCCCCGCAGCCGCACGCCCGCGAGGTGCTGGTGCTGCGGGCCACCCTGGACCGGTGCGCCTTCCTGCTGGGCGGCTGGAACTGCACCGTGGAGGCCGCCCAGCTCGTGGAGACCGGCTGGGCCCGCCCGCTGATCGCCCCGCGTGAGCGGGTGCGCACCACCGCCCCCCTGGTGCGGACGGTGGGCGACACCGACCTGGCCCGGGACGAGGCGGCGCGCGCCGCCCGGCTGCCGACGCTCGCCTGGCAGGCGGCCCGGGAGGGGCTGCGGCACGGGCCGGTGCTGGTGCAGGTGCCGCGGCGTGGCTACGTACCGCGGATGGCGTGTGCCGTGTGCCGGACGCCCGCGCGGTGCGGGCACTGCGCGGGGCCGTTGCAGGCGCAGGAGTCGGGGGCGGCGCCGCGGTGCGGCTGGTGCGGGCGGGAGGAGGGCGGCCGGCACTGCCCGGAGTGCGGGTCCTTCCGGCTGCGCGCCCAGATCGTGGGGGCCCGGCGCACCGCCGAGGAGCTGGGGCGCGCGTTCCCGGCCGTGCCGGTGCGCACCTCGGGGCGGGAGCACGTCCTCGACACGGTGCCGCCGGGCCCTGCGCTGGTCGTGAGCACGCCGGGCGCGGAGCCGGTCGCGGAGGGCGGGTACGCGGCGGCGCTGCTGCTCGACGGCTGGGCGATGCTCGGGCGGCCCGACCTGCGGGCGGGTGAGGACGCCTTGCGGCGCTGGCTCGCCGCCGCCGCGCTGGTGCGTCCGCAGGGCGCGGGCGGCACGGTCGTGGTGGTCGCCGAGCCGACGCTGCGGCCGGTGCAGGCGCTGGTGCGCTGGGATCCGGCGGGTCACGCGGTGCGGGAGCTGGCCGAGCGGGCGGAGCTGGGCTTCCCGCCGGTCTCGCGGATGGCGTCGGTGGCGGGGCCGGCGGAGGCGGTGGCGGAATTCCTGCGCGCGGTGGAGCTGCCCGCCGAGGCCGAGGTGCTGGGCCCGGTGCCGCTCCCGGTCACGGCGGCGGGCAGCCCGCGCAGATCGGGCGCCCCGCCGCCGGGCGAGCACTGGGAGCGGGCCCTGGTGCGGGTGCCGCCGGGCCGGGGCGCGGCCCTCGCCGCGGCCCTGAAGGCGGCACAGGCGTCCCGGACGGCCCGGGGGAGCGCGGCCCCGGTCTGGGTGCGGGTCGACCCCCTCGACATCGGCTGA
- a CDS encoding transcription antitermination factor NusB, translating into MSQQPRRPRPPGKPYRRPRKDPVRILAFEALRAVDERDAYANLVLPPLLRAARERDGFDARDAALATELVYGTLRRQGTYDAVIAACVDRPLREVDPPVLDVLSLGAHQLLGTRIPSHAAVSASVELARVVLGDGRAKFVNAVLRKIAGDDLDGWLARVAPPYDEDPEDHLAVVHSHPRWVVSALWDSLGGGRSGIEALLAADNERPEVTLVARPGRASAAELLAEEAAVPGRWSPYAVRLSEGGEPGAVEAVREGRAGVQDEGSQLVALALAAAPLEGPDRRWLDACAGPGGKAALLGALAAERGAFLLASEKQPHRAGLVARALDGNPGPYRVIAADGTRPAWAPGVFDRVLVDVPCTGLGALRRRPEARWRRRPEDLEGFAPLQRGLLRGALESVRAGGVVGYATCSPHLAETRAVVADVLKQHPGTELVDARPLLPGVPDLGEGPDVQLWPHLHGTDAMYLALIRRTV; encoded by the coding sequence GTGAGTCAGCAGCCCCGCCGTCCCCGCCCGCCCGGCAAGCCCTACCGCAGGCCGCGCAAGGACCCCGTCCGCATCCTCGCCTTCGAGGCGCTCCGGGCCGTGGACGAGCGGGACGCCTACGCCAACCTCGTGCTGCCGCCGCTGCTGCGCGCCGCCCGGGAACGGGACGGCTTCGACGCCCGTGACGCCGCCCTCGCGACCGAACTGGTCTACGGCACGCTGCGCCGGCAGGGCACCTACGACGCCGTCATCGCCGCCTGCGTGGACCGTCCGCTGCGCGAGGTGGACCCCCCGGTGCTGGACGTGCTGAGCCTCGGCGCGCACCAGTTGCTCGGCACCCGCATCCCGAGCCACGCCGCCGTCTCCGCCTCCGTGGAGCTGGCGCGGGTCGTGCTCGGCGACGGACGGGCCAAGTTCGTCAACGCCGTGCTGCGCAAGATCGCCGGAGACGACCTCGACGGCTGGCTGGCCCGCGTCGCACCGCCGTACGACGAGGACCCGGAGGACCACCTCGCCGTCGTGCACTCGCACCCCCGGTGGGTCGTCTCCGCGCTGTGGGACTCGCTCGGTGGCGGCCGGTCCGGCATCGAGGCGCTGCTGGCCGCCGACAACGAGCGGCCCGAGGTCACCCTCGTCGCCCGCCCCGGCCGGGCCTCCGCCGCGGAACTGCTGGCGGAGGAGGCGGCCGTGCCGGGCCGCTGGTCCCCGTACGCGGTGCGGCTGAGCGAGGGCGGCGAGCCCGGGGCCGTCGAGGCGGTGCGCGAGGGCCGCGCCGGTGTGCAGGACGAGGGCAGTCAGCTCGTCGCACTGGCGCTGGCCGCGGCCCCGCTGGAGGGTCCGGACCGGCGCTGGCTGGACGCCTGTGCCGGACCGGGCGGCAAGGCCGCGCTGCTCGGCGCGCTCGCCGCCGAACGGGGCGCCTTCCTGCTCGCCTCCGAGAAGCAGCCGCACCGGGCGGGGCTGGTGGCCAGGGCGCTGGACGGCAACCCGGGCCCGTACCGGGTGATCGCCGCCGACGGCACCCGCCCGGCCTGGGCACCCGGCGTCTTCGACCGGGTCCTGGTCGACGTGCCCTGCACCGGGCTCGGCGCGCTGCGCCGCCGTCCCGAGGCCCGCTGGCGGCGCCGCCCCGAGGACCTGGAGGGCTTCGCCCCGCTCCAGCGCGGGCTGCTGCGCGGCGCCCTGGAGTCCGTCCGGGCCGGCGGCGTCGTCGGCTACGCGACCTGCTCCCCGCACCTCGCCGAGACCCGGGCCGTCGTCGCCGACGTGCTCAAGCAGCACCCCGGCACGGAACTGGTCGACGCCCGGCCGCTGCTGCCCGGCGTTCCCGACCTCGGGGAGGGCCCCGACGTGCAGCTCTGGCCGCACCTGCACGGGACGGACGCCATGTACCTGGCGCTGATCCGCCGCACCGTCTGA
- a CDS encoding integration host factor, producing the protein MALPPLTPEQRAAALEKAAAARRERAEVKNRLKHSGASLHEVIKQGQENDVIGKMKVSALLESLPGVGKVRAKQIMERLGISESRRVRGLGSNQIASLEREFGSTGG; encoded by the coding sequence GTGGCTCTTCCGCCCCTTACCCCTGAACAGCGCGCAGCCGCGCTCGAAAAGGCCGCCGCGGCTCGCCGGGAGCGGGCCGAGGTCAAGAATCGACTCAAGCACTCCGGCGCCTCCCTGCACGAGGTCATCAAGCAGGGCCAGGAGAACGACGTCATCGGCAAGATGAAGGTCTCCGCCCTCCTGGAGTCCCTGCCGGGCGTGGGCAAAGTCCGCGCCAAGCAGATCATGGAGCGGCTCGGCATCTCCGAGAGCCGCCGCGTGCGCGGTCTCGGCTCCAACCAGATCGCCTCGCTGGAGCGCGAGTTCGGCAGCACCGGCGGCTGA
- the rpoZ gene encoding DNA-directed RNA polymerase subunit omega has translation MSSSISAPEGIINPPIDELLEATDSKYSLVIYAAKRARQINAYYSQLGEGLLEYVGPLVDTHVHEKPLSIALREINAGLLTSEAVEGPAQ, from the coding sequence GTGTCCTCTTCCATCTCCGCGCCCGAGGGCATCATCAACCCGCCGATCGACGAGCTCCTCGAGGCAACCGACTCGAAGTACAGCCTCGTGATCTACGCGGCCAAGCGGGCCCGCCAGATCAACGCGTACTACTCGCAGCTCGGCGAGGGCCTCCTCGAGTACGTCGGTCCCCTCGTCGACACCCACGTCCACGAGAAGCCGCTCTCGATCGCCCTGCGCGAGATCAACGCGGGTCTGCTGACGTCCGAGGCCGTCGAGGGCCCCGCCCAGTAG